AATATACTACATATCAATTAGTTATATTATCTATGTAATTATGAATTTGACTCTTTATTTCTAATCAGGCAAAGACTAATAAATATTCTACTTGGATTGCAAAACAATTCTAAAATAAGCCTCCTTTGATGTAGCTTAATTTAGTTTATTGATTCAGAGTAATTTTTTCTTCAATAACAAATATTTAGAATTGTTTTTGTATATAATATGAATACATATTTAAAAACAACTATTTTAATTATCTCAAACATATATTTCAAATATTATTTATATGGATTTAAAATGATATGTTTTCATTATTGGGGTAAGAGGAAAATAACTTTTTTACATATTAATCCCCAATTTTCAACTCTATTACGCCCGAAGGCTCGTCCTCTCGTTTAATAGACGTCGCTTTCTCCCCCAAAACACATACATGCGCCCCGTGTTCATTACCAATTATTTTTCGCTCTCGTTCTTCGTTTTTAGGGTTTCAGTTTCATATGCTTTGTTGAATCAATCTGATTACGTACGGTTGCTGATTTCGGGATCGGCTTTTCATTCTTGATTCCTCAGGTAGATTTACTGAGGACGAATGTATTGAACGTTTtagtttctttgttttttttgttactTTTATCAGTTGTTTTTCCCCCCTGAAATTgtggattttctttttttgtgtGATTATCGgaaattgtttttgttttatCGCGTGTCGAATTTTGAGTTTGTTGGATTATGGTTGATGACTTTGGGGTTTCAATTAACAGATGAGCTTTTCGATCAAGACTATAAATTCATTCATGTTTGTGCTTTTCTGTCACTCCGGGTGGAGATGCCTATGGTAATTCGTTGTAAAAAGTGAAGTTATTTACTGGAAGATGGTGTTTGATGcaaaaaattgaaaatatatTTTCAGGCAAAAAGtgatccttttttttttaattcaagttGGAGAATTGTTGAGGAGTTACTGCTTGTTGCTTCTGCTTTCTTTTCATCTTTCCTTGAGTCGGGATCTATCGGAAATAACCTATAAGGTTTGTGTaaacactaccctccccagatcgattatactgggtttgttgttgttgaacaTTGTTGAGGAGGTCTTTTCATCCAAAAACTGTCATTCACTCACTAAGCACGAATAATACTTCAATAAACTAGGACGTGCTGAACACCGCGCttgtccaaaaaaaaaaaaaagatgttgtccaGACAGGTCCAAATGAACTCTTTGAAGGAGATGGAAATAATATTTAACTGGCTGTGACACCCAAGTGTGTGGCgtagtggtcaatgaagtgggttgAGAACCATGCGGTTTCATGTTCAAATTCCAGTAGAGACAGACAAAAATATTAGGTTATTTTTTCCATCTATCCAAGCCTGGACGGAGTTACCTGGTACAAGTTGCTAGTGGGAGGTAGTTAGGTATCCCTTGGAATTAGTCGAGGTGTGCACAAGCTGACATGTACACCACGGTTATAAAACAAATCATTTAACTGGTTGCGTCTATCATTGCCTAACTGTTTCTGCTGTTATGGTTGTGAGTATAGCGCAATTGTAGATGACAAAATCTGATTATTGGAAATAATCTAAAAATATGAAGTTATAAGAGAAATCAGTCAGATCATTTGAAATCTAAAACCCTCTATTACAGCTTGTAAATGTAAAACTTTTTGGGCAAGCTGGCCGTTCCCTTCATTTATTGAGTCAGATTCACTTTTTCATGCTCCCTTATAATCTATTGAATCAATTCACATTTTGAATTTGCTATGCGCTATGCATTAAATAGTGAACCACTAGATGTCCTCATTTGAAGATATGAAGCATTATCTGGATCCAAAAAGTGCGTAGTTCTCTACAATGGCACTGAACTTGTGAATATCATGCCAATACACTTGTGGCTGCGGGGCAGTTTCCTGATACCTGTAACTTcacatttcttcttttcttttttactgTCAAGTTTTCCAAACAGGCTAAAGGGATGTTATTTAGAACATGCTGACAGTGAGAGCAGTATCTGAAGAAAAGGGCCATTACTTTACTGGGCTAAAATAAGACTAATCTAAGTCTGTCTGTTAGTGTTAATACTTACTAtttcaaaaggaaaaaaggtTGGCTTTTAGTGTCACACTGGTTTATTTTAGTGCTTTTAGCACAGGACATATGAGTTGACGAAAACTACTTTTCGCTTGTTTTAGTATTGTTTCTGTTAGGGAAGGTTATTCAGCTGATTGCTATATCAGATTGATGATGTGTTTTTATCATGCGTTCTATTAAGTATCGGAAGTAGATTTTATATAGGTTACCTATCTGAATCCATAAATGTCTGGAAGGTTGAAGAATTTTTCTTCTGGATAAGTACACAAAGGAAGAACAAAACAATCTAGCATTTGTTTGcttgaattggtaaatgaatttatTTTAAGAAGAATGTTTGTAGCTGTATGCTTATATCTTTCTTCGGAGTTCTGCGGCTTTACTGAATGTGTGGGATCCACGACCTTCTATAAGTTGAGTGAAAGGAAATTTTACATTTTCTGTCTTGAATATCCTTTTCCAGTCTACCAAACACGCCTTAACCCTCCTACAAGGTCTTGCTGCTGATGCGCTCCTTAGGGAGTGGAAGAGACTGAAAAATCTGCTTTTCTTTTGTTATATTAATTTTCTTTCCTGATGCCATTATGGATTTGAGAATGCTGCTTATGATCACTTACAGAACAGTCGAGAAAGAAATGATAATAAAGCAGCCATTTAGTATCTAAATATATACTTACAGAAAAAAGAAACCATTCAGTGTCTGAATATATTGTAAGATTGCTTGTTGAGCAGTTACAGCTGGCAGAAAACAATAGTTGGGTTTTTGCCAATGGAGAAAGCAACAGATTCTAGCTTATTTGTCAATGATGGTTCTTTCATGGAGAGGTTCAAACAGCTCCAACAGGAGAAGGAAACGGAAAAGGTGAAGACTGCCTCTTCAAAAGAGTCTAAGACAGCTTCCAGTATATTGGGATCGTCAACTCCGAAGGCCGTCATTAATAAACCAAGCTTTGAATTAAAAGCTAATGCATCACGGAAAACTACTACAGCTCCTTCAGGTGGGAAACTTGCATTCAGCCTGAAACAGAAGTCCAAAATCGCTGCACCTTCTGTTAAGCTAGGTGACGATGAGGATGAGGATGAAAAAGATGCTGGGAATTCTTCAGGAGATGGGCCAATTAAACGGCAGAGGGTGGCAGAACCTGGTGCTCTGCACCAGCCTGTTAGACAAATTGATGTTGGTAAATACTTCTTACAAAAATTGGAACTTTGTTGATGATATCCCCTCTCTCCCTCCCCccctctctctatatatatataatttctttttctttaatttttccgTTTGCTAGGGTGATTTAGGCAATCCGACTCATTTTTCATGGACTTGTGATAGCTTAGGAATTTCGATAATTTATGGAGTCATCTTAGTTCTTGTCCGTTGGAGAATTTACTAATGTACTTATTTTGCTTTATGTTGGTGGTCGCATATGAGGTGATTTCTATTTGGTTGGACCTCATAACACATAATCACTTAATGTCTTGTGCAAGTTGTGTTATTGCTTATCATTTACTACTTCTCTGTCCTTGTAAAAAAAAAGGCTTTACTGCATCGCTGTTGTTGAAGCCTTATGTTGCAAATCCTTTAAGCCCTTCATTAGTCAAGATTGTACCATTCTATGTTGTACTTTGAGAATATTCTCTAGGCATTGTGGATGAGGAGGACCAGACATTCTTGAGTTACTGTTGTCTGATCGTGCAGCTTATACCTTAAGTCCCTACAAACATTGGTGGAAAGAGATGTTCAATGAAAGATTTGGAAAATGCGGCTACAAGAGTAATTTACATTCACTTGTTCATGCTCTTGGTATTAATCAGTTATTTAAGTGACATGCAGCACCAAATCCTCCAAGTGATCCAACAGTGAAGAAAGTTGCAGACAAGTTAGCAAGTTTTGTGGCCAAGAAtggaaggcagtttgagcatatCACACGCCAAAAGAATCCAGGAGACACTCCATTTAAGTATGAATCAGAATCTCTGTGGTTTCTTTGTGTGTGATAGTCCCATTATATCATAatacattaattcttttctttcaTGGCCTTTATTTTCATGGTTTATCCTGTCTTGTCAAAGCACATAGGTACAATTGTGGTTGTATGACCTCGTACCCATGATTTTTGTTGCATCTATTGTCTTCTATTGTTGTCCTCTCACCCTCGTAAGAACTGGTTTCATTTCTTGTTCTTCCTTTCTTCTTGTTCGTTTAATTGTCTATTTTGTGTTGGCGCCTAGGAGCTCTTTGTTTGCCAACATCATCGGTCTCTTTTAAAGTTCAATCTGATGAGTTTGCTTTACTGTAGATTTATCTGTAGCCTATAATGTATCGGTAATGGTCAATCATTTAATTTCTCTCTCtcccaaagaaaaagaaaattctttattttaatattgttaatgacATTGTCTACTTGTAGGTTCTTGTTTGATGAAAGCTGTCCTGATTACAAATACTATGAATATCGACTTAGTGAAGAGGAAAGGGCTCTATCACAGACTACGGATGCCCAAACATCCCTTAGTGGTTCGTAAAAATTCTCAGCATGCTTATATTGCTTGCATAAATCTAATTAGTGCTTTCCATGTATAGGAGTCCATGCTTTTACCAGCTTTCTCGTGTATTTCTCTAAGTATTTATGCAGTTTGTTTTTTGGCAGTAACTGTAGCACTAAAGCTGCTCTGGTATACCTGAATTTTATGTATGTAAAAGTGTGACTGGGTAGTAAGAGTTGTCTTTTCCTTTCAGGAAGCTAGATGTAGTTGCTCTTTCCGTTCTTTTCACATGCTCTCTCTAGGTATTGGCCATAGGTGCATCCTCTTTTGAGGAACAAAATTAAGCTATGACTAAATTATGATTTAGAGTCCTATGAGTCTGTGAAATGGTTGAAGTTTTACAATATATTCAAGCTTAAGGCTTTCAGCTGGTTATATTTTATATGGCATTTTATGTACTGTGTATATGTGTGTTTGTGCATGTGCGTGCCTTTAGCTGAGCACCTTGAGCCTTATCTAACTAAGTTGCCAGCTTCATTTTGTTTGCTTCTAGTGTCTAGTTCATTTGGCTTCACTTGATTAACGTAATATTTGTTTGCTATTATTTTTTCAGTTATTTACTTGATTAGCCTTTTGGTGCTGTAGGTGTTACTAGCACTGCTACTCCTAGTTCAACGAGTAGTTCTCATAGGTCACATCAGCAGCATTCAAATTACCAAATTCCTGCATCAGCATTATATGGAGCAGCGGAGAATACAAGTTCTTCAGATTCAGCTGGAAAATCTGGTAGTGTCATTTATATGTGATTCAGTGTATATTCTCTTGGACTTTTGTTTTGATTATTCACCCTGGAAATATGTGATTTGGGTGTAATGTCATGGCTAACAATGGAAATCCTGCTTTTATACCTGAATTTGTCAAACTAGGTTAGCATACACAAGTTTATTGAGGCAGATAAGTTTTCTAGTGAGGTTAGAGTACGTGAGGACAGAAAAATAGTGCTTGAATTTTGAAATTGGATTATTTTTCATCACATATCTCTATTCCCCTTGAAAAGCTTAGAACTTCAGGCATCTGAGCTCAAACgaaaaaaaaacatttaaaaAAAACTCAAAGACTGTTTGTGCCTCTAAAGCTACAGATTTTGAACTACTGGTTTCTTTGGGAAAATTTAATTTCATTTGGGCCATTATTTGTGCACCTTCTGCACTGCATCAGATTGTCATATAATCAGAAATTCAATGTTTGATGAACTTCACGAAATTCCGAAAGGTTTTCAATGATGGTTGGGCTTGTACTGATATTTTGTCTTTTCCAGGTCATCCAAGCGGTCCATCGGGGTCAGATCCAATATCAATGATGGAATATTACATGAAGAAGGCTGCAGAAGAAGAGAAGCTGAGACCATACAAATCTTCAAAAGATGAGATGCCTCCGCCTGCTTCTCTCCAAGGTTTGTCGCTGATTTTATTCGATTCTGTTATATCTTTGTTCTGATCATCCTATTAAAGCTTAGAACTTCAGGCATCTGGGCTCAAAATAGATCCAGTAAAATGCTTATTAAAATATATCTAAGTCTTCTGATATCTTATTTTGTGTTGCAGCTCCAGGAAAGAAGGGGCATCATATGGGAGACTATATCCCGCCTGAAGAGCTTGCTAAGTTTTTGTCTACCTGCAATGATGTAGCTGCTCGGAAAGCTGCCATAGAGGCTGCAGAAAGGTCGAAAATACAAGCTGATAATATTGGCCACAAACTTCTGTCTAAAATGGGTTGGAAAGAAGGTATATCATCCTCCTTTTAGGAAAACGTTGACGGAGTTGGCTGCAAATAACTTGGACCTGTAAATTTTAGAGATAATATTCACCACTAAGATGTTTCGTTTTTTTTGGTTAATAATATTTACTTTAACTCCCAGAAGGTGGGGTGTACTCCTTGTTGGCTATACTCATTCTCCACTATGATAATGTGGCTGACTAAGATAGCTACACCTGATAACATTATCTGGCAATCTGCATACATATCTTTCTCCCATCCCTTTGTTGAAATATAATATCTCAAAGAACTAAAGACTCGGGTTGTTTATTGTTAATCACCTTCGTAATAGCTAAGGAGTCTCCATTTCTGGTTATTATTCATCTTGGAGCACATAGCAAATTTTTATGCTTTGTTTTTTGGGGAAAGGAGGGTTCCATTTTCTTATAGACCTTTCTTTAGGAGCAGGGCGGTTTAACCCTAAGcctaaggggtcatttggttggAAAACAAGTTATCCTAGGATTAATCGTGCCGGGAGGATAAAAATAACACTACAGTCCAGGATAACTAATCCCGCCACAATTAATCCTGGAATAACTTGTTTTCCAACCAAACGTGAGATAAACTCATTTCAAATTTAATCCCAGGATTAATTACCCCTTATCCCTTGTACCAAACGAGCCCTAAGAGTCTTCTGTTGAGTGTTCAATGGGGTAGGGGGATGGTTTTGTTCTGCACTTGATGAGGTTACCCTCAGGTCTGAGGCGCAACCCCCTTCCATCTTGTTTATTTAAATGGATAAATACACGATGTGTAGCAAGTTGTTGTGGTAACTAGGTTGCTATCAAACTTTCCTGGACTTGGAAGTTTTGAATATTGTACATCTCGTGTTGCCAATGCTAGAAATTCTTGAAAACTTTTGCTATGATATGCAAGTCAAGCACATCTGTCGAGGTAGTTAATAGGAATTCGTACTCACAAAATACTAGCCCTTGTCATGTTTTAGGATGACAAGTGGTAAATTCATATGGAGTCTAAATCTCTATGTGAAACTGCAGGTGAAGGACTAGGGAGCTCTAAAAGTGGTATTGCAGATCCAATCACGGCCGGCAATGTAAAATCAAATAATTTAGGAGTTGGTGCTTCCCAACCCGGGGAGGTAACTCCAGAAGATGATATTTATGAGCAATATAAGAAACGAATGATGCTAGGCTACAAGTACAGGCCAAATCCGTTGGTATGACCTTTATCTCCTCTTTTTCTGAACCTTTTTGATGGTTGGTAACTTCTCTTTGTTATTTAGTGTTGCTATTTATTCAGCAAAGTAGTCTGAAATGCGATAGAATCCAGTTTGCATAAGGGAAAATAAGAAGACAACAGTAATATGAGAAGAAAACTCAAAAGGAACCATCTCGACATCACCTTCTTTGTGAAGCCAATAGAAGCTTCTATGAGTCAAGATAAAAATCACTTCCTTCCTCTATCTAGTCTAGGGAGAATATCAAGGGTAACATTGACAACAAAAAAGTATACCGTCACGGGCGTCACCTAACAGGAGGGAGAATCTGCTCTGGCAGTGTATTCGTGTAAAACTTAATGCCTTACGAGGGCATTGTTCGTTCTTGGTTTGGGGATATTCTCGGTTTAGAAAGAGGGAGGGATGGACGGAGGAAAATTGATGTCTTAAATTTTTATTGTAATTGGAACTGAGGTTGATATATCTGTTTTCACAGAACAATCCTCGGAAAGCATACTACTGAGGCATATTGTGGAATATTTCCAGCTGGCCATCTAGAGGGTGCAGTGCAAACAAGGCAATGACTCAACCTCTATATTGGAGTATCTTGAGTTTGTTATAGTTTACTTTTGGAAGACATTATTTTGAAATTGATGTTATTTGGTCTAAATACCACTCCTATAAGTTTGAATTCGTTGTATCTGATATATTGAAGATGACATGTGGTTCGAACTCATGTATTGTTCTGCGGCTCTTTTCTATTCAAAGTTTTCAGTTGAAGCATATCTAGTATCTACAGCGCAATATGAAAGCCACAGAGTGTTTCGTGTTCAAAGTACCCTATGATATTCTGCTCTATTGTCCAAAAGGAGGTCATATATTAattccttattttttttttgacatAATGGTTACATATTCAGAAATTACATGTAAGGTAATAAGTGGTGTAAACCATAATTTCCAAATATTTAAAACTTTTTTTGAAAGATCGCCAGTTGAAGAAAATTGTCAAACTTCTAAACTTTGCGATAGTGCGATAGCAAATGTGAGAGATGGGGTTAGGGGGTCTGGTATAGTATCATTTTTATGATGCAGACATGCTAGTTTACGATTTCCTAACAAGGCACCAAATTCTTATATGCTTTCTGGTATTAATTATTCAATTATGCTCCAATTTCTTATCCAAAGGTGCAATATTCACTCATATCTAATTCCAAATTCGTTAAGAATCCACAAATCAAAAGGATAGAAATTCCCCTAGTTTTGGAGCTGCTCCCTTAGTTTCCCAAATTAATGACAACAATTGTGAATACTTAGCCATGGATATAGAAAAACCAATTTGCTATGATTTCACAACCAGTAAACTAAAGGAAAGAATTAGATCAAAGTCTTCTTAACCTCCAGGAAGATAGACAGACATAAGGAAGCTTTAAAATGCATTTCACTAGATTTCCCTTAGGATTGATTACATGTGATTGCATTCCATTGAACCCATTGATACCCACAACGCCTTGGCTAAT
This genomic stretch from Nicotiana sylvestris chromosome 9, ASM39365v2, whole genome shotgun sequence harbors:
- the LOC104210440 gene encoding SURP and G-patch domain-containing protein 1-like protein, which encodes MEKATDSSLFVNDGSFMERFKQLQQEKETEKVKTASSKESKTASSILGSSTPKAVINKPSFELKANASRKTTTAPSGGKLAFSLKQKSKIAAPSVKLGDDEDEDEKDAGNSSGDGPIKRQRVAEPGALHQPVRQIDVAPNPPSDPTVKKVADKLASFVAKNGRQFEHITRQKNPGDTPFKFLFDESCPDYKYYEYRLSEEERALSQTTDAQTSLSGVTSTATPSSTSSSHRSHQQHSNYQIPASALYGAAENTSSSDSAGKSGHPSGPSGSDPISMMEYYMKKAAEEEKLRPYKSSKDEMPPPASLQAPGKKGHHMGDYIPPEELAKFLSTCNDVAARKAAIEAAERSKIQADNIGHKLLSKMGWKEGEGLGSSKSGIADPITAGNVKSNNLGVGASQPGEVTPEDDIYEQYKKRMMLGYKYRPNPLNNPRKAYY